The Streptomyces europaeiscabiei genome window below encodes:
- a CDS encoding ABC transporter permease — protein MSAPDDVSAPDDVSAPDGVSAPGRTSRPAASPATGAVPPADGTSPTDETPPPDTAPAPRVTWQKLTLLPSVLVVVLLTTWMWFQQAELDAISSNALSNGQVWQALWQHIQLTAISTFFVLIIAIPLGVLLTRDAFRKATPVAMTVANTGQAAPAIGLLALLVIWLGIGREAALIGIVVYAVLPVLSNTIAGLKANDPTLLEAARGIGMSPAEVLARVELPLAVPLILAGVRTALVLNVGTATLATFGGGGGLGVLITTGITNQRMPVLVLGSILTVCLALLVDWLASLAELLLRPRGLEADS, from the coding sequence GTGTCCGCACCGGACGACGTCTCCGCACCGGACGACGTCTCCGCTCCGGACGGCGTCTCCGCACCTGGCCGGACCTCCAGGCCGGCCGCTTCACCCGCGACGGGAGCGGTACCTCCCGCCGACGGGACTTCACCCACCGACGAGACCCCTCCGCCGGACACGGCCCCCGCCCCCAGGGTGACCTGGCAGAAGCTGACACTGCTGCCCTCCGTCCTCGTGGTCGTCCTGCTCACCACCTGGATGTGGTTCCAGCAGGCCGAACTGGACGCGATCTCCTCGAACGCCCTGTCGAACGGGCAGGTGTGGCAGGCCCTGTGGCAGCACATCCAGCTGACCGCGATCTCGACCTTCTTCGTGCTGATCATCGCGATCCCGCTGGGCGTCCTGCTGACCCGGGACGCGTTCCGGAAGGCCACCCCGGTTGCCATGACCGTCGCCAACACCGGTCAGGCCGCCCCGGCCATCGGCCTGCTCGCGCTGCTGGTGATCTGGCTGGGCATCGGCCGGGAGGCGGCCCTGATCGGCATCGTCGTCTACGCCGTCCTGCCCGTCCTCTCCAACACGATCGCCGGCCTGAAGGCGAACGACCCGACCCTCCTCGAAGCAGCCCGGGGCATCGGCATGTCCCCGGCGGAGGTGCTCGCCCGCGTCGAACTCCCCCTGGCCGTACCGCTGATCCTCGCGGGCGTACGGACGGCCCTCGTCCTGAACGTGGGCACGGCGACCCTCGCCACCTTCGGCGGGGGCGGCGGCCTCGGCGTACTGATCACGACCGGGATCACCAACCAGCGCATGCCCGTCCTCGTGCTCGGCTCGATCCTCACGGTCTGCCTGGCCCTGCTGGTCGACTGGCTCGCCTCGCTGGCCGAACTGCTGCTCCGGCCACGGGGGCTGGAGGCTGATTCGTGA
- a CDS encoding glycine betaine ABC transporter substrate-binding protein — MTDDVLPGSVGQGRPLDDADLTVTSKDFTENLILGAVMGIAFQAAGAEVLDRTGIQGSFGAREAVRSGDADAMYEYTGTAWITYQGNSTPVTDPRRQWEAVRDADLENGLTWLPPSALNNTYALALNRAHSAEYGTKTLSEVALLAAKEPGAVTLCVESEFANRADGLPGMQKAYGMSLLTRNITQMDSGIIYTQAAKGSCLFGEVYTTDGRIASMKLTVMDDDRKFFPNYNAAPEINSATLKEWPEIADVLAPITKKLDNDVARELNARVDVDGEDPHRVALEWMVAEGFVREG, encoded by the coding sequence ATGACCGACGACGTCCTGCCGGGCTCGGTCGGGCAGGGCCGGCCTCTCGACGACGCCGACCTGACCGTCACCTCCAAGGACTTCACCGAGAACCTGATCCTCGGCGCCGTCATGGGCATCGCCTTCCAGGCGGCCGGCGCGGAGGTGCTCGACCGCACCGGCATCCAGGGGTCGTTCGGCGCCCGGGAGGCGGTGCGGAGCGGGGACGCGGACGCCATGTACGAGTACACGGGCACGGCCTGGATCACCTACCAGGGCAACAGCACCCCCGTCACCGACCCGCGACGGCAGTGGGAGGCGGTGCGCGACGCCGATCTGGAGAACGGCCTGACCTGGCTCCCGCCCTCCGCGCTCAACAACACCTACGCCCTCGCCCTGAACCGCGCCCACTCCGCCGAATACGGCACGAAGACCCTCTCCGAAGTGGCCCTGCTGGCGGCGAAGGAGCCGGGGGCCGTCACCCTGTGCGTGGAGAGCGAGTTCGCCAACCGCGCGGACGGACTGCCGGGCATGCAGAAGGCGTACGGGATGAGCCTGCTCACCCGGAACATCACCCAGATGGACAGCGGGATCATCTACACCCAGGCGGCCAAGGGGAGTTGCCTGTTCGGGGAGGTCTACACGACCGACGGGCGCATCGCGTCGATGAAGCTGACCGTGATGGACGACGACCGGAAGTTCTTCCCCAACTACAACGCGGCCCCCGAGATCAACTCCGCGACGCTGAAGGAGTGGCCGGAGATCGCCGACGTCCTCGCGCCCATCACGAAGAAGCTCGACAACGACGTGGCACGCGAGCTGAACGCCAGGGTGGACGTCGACGGGGAGGATCCGCACCGGGTGGCGTTGGAGTGGATGGTGGCGGAGGGGTTCGTGCGGGAGGGGTGA
- a CDS encoding S16 family serine protease, giving the protein MAVAVCALPVVGLLATAVFAPLPFSVAQPGMTANVLGENKGDPVITISGAEARKTSGQLRMTTIEATGPDTRVGLGDVLDGWFRTDQAVMPREAVYPSGDTAEEIQEYNAAEMKESQDTATEAALAYLGEDSGDIEVTLRLADVGGPSAGLLFSLGIVDKLDGDGSGGDLTGGRVIAGTGTIDTAGRVGAVGGVTLKTQAARRDGATVFLVPKAECSDAKAELPKGLRLIPVTTLKGAVGSLVALETGKGSVPSC; this is encoded by the coding sequence GTGGCCGTAGCCGTATGCGCCCTGCCCGTGGTGGGGCTGCTCGCCACGGCGGTGTTCGCGCCGTTGCCGTTCTCCGTGGCGCAGCCGGGGATGACGGCGAACGTGCTGGGCGAGAACAAGGGCGATCCGGTGATCACGATCAGCGGCGCGGAGGCCCGGAAGACCAGTGGGCAGCTGCGGATGACGACGATCGAGGCGACGGGACCGGACACCCGCGTCGGGCTCGGCGACGTGCTCGACGGCTGGTTCCGCACGGACCAGGCCGTCATGCCGCGCGAGGCGGTCTACCCCAGCGGCGACACCGCAGAGGAGATCCAGGAGTACAACGCGGCCGAGATGAAGGAGTCCCAGGACACGGCCACCGAGGCGGCTCTCGCCTACCTCGGCGAGGACTCCGGCGACATCGAGGTCACCCTGCGGCTCGCCGATGTCGGCGGTCCCAGCGCGGGCCTGCTCTTCTCCCTCGGCATCGTCGACAAACTCGACGGCGACGGCAGCGGCGGCGACCTCACGGGCGGTCGCGTCATCGCCGGGACGGGGACCATCGACACGGCCGGCCGGGTCGGCGCGGTCGGCGGGGTCACCCTCAAGACCCAGGCGGCCCGTCGCGACGGCGCCACCGTCTTCCTCGTACCCAAGGCCGAGTGCTCGGACGCGAAGGCCGAACTGCCCAAGGGGCTGCGGCTCATCCCGGTGACGACCTTGAAGGGTGCGGTCGGCTCGCTCGTGGCGCTGGAGACGGGCAAGGGCTCCGTACCCAGCTGCTGA
- a CDS encoding MarR family winged helix-turn-helix transcriptional regulator, translating into MTENNEPLPPDVLAGRLSEVFAVLGPLYRRTTRALELKERKEGFPVGVRAVLELLRMGGRPMTVPQMGRTLALSRQFVQRMVNEAAGRDLVEAIPNPAHQRSSLIRLTDVGRTTIDALVARESVLLKQASGELTGADVDACVRVLTHLLGLFEDVDVN; encoded by the coding sequence GTGACAGAGAACAATGAGCCGCTGCCGCCCGACGTGCTCGCCGGGCGGCTGTCCGAGGTGTTCGCCGTCCTGGGCCCCCTCTACCGGCGGACGACCCGCGCGCTGGAGCTGAAGGAGCGGAAGGAGGGGTTCCCCGTCGGTGTACGTGCCGTGCTGGAGCTGTTGCGCATGGGCGGGCGGCCGATGACGGTGCCGCAGATGGGCCGGACGCTGGCGCTGAGCAGGCAGTTCGTGCAGCGGATGGTCAACGAGGCAGCGGGGCGGGACCTCGTCGAGGCCATCCCGAACCCCGCGCACCAGCGCTCCTCCCTGATCCGGCTGACCGACGTCGGCCGTACGACCATCGACGCGCTGGTGGCCCGGGAGAGCGTGCTGCTGAAGCAGGCGAGCGGTGAGCTGACGGGGGCCGACGTCGACGCCTGTGTACGGGTGCTGACGCATCTCCTCGGACTCTTCGAGGACGTGGACGTCAACTGA
- a CDS encoding alpha/beta fold hydrolase, producing the protein MTDVSQVPTRTFQSDDGPLAYLDVGSGTPLVLLHGSFTDHRMWHDLVPALAAGHRVIAPDARGHGASANASMPFRLTDDLAALLRHLETGPVVLIGMSMGGGTAVDTALEHPGLVRALVVSGVGTSEPEHTDPWTKDSVARYYGTLMSGDIEGWLDVVGEAVAGPHRAVDDVDPEIVRRVREMSRATAAKHTVGETDWHVPVTDTWARAATITAPTLAINGALDAPDLIAMAERLTRTVAGRGRAVSIEGTAHYANMEQPDTFNKHLLDWLSTLDTETE; encoded by the coding sequence ATGACTGATGTCTCACAGGTACCCACGCGCACGTTTCAGTCCGACGACGGTCCGCTCGCCTACCTGGACGTCGGTTCGGGCACCCCGCTCGTACTGCTGCACGGCAGCTTCACCGATCACCGCATGTGGCACGATCTGGTGCCCGCCCTCGCGGCCGGTCACCGCGTCATCGCACCGGACGCCCGAGGGCACGGCGCCTCCGCCAACGCGAGCATGCCGTTCCGCCTCACCGACGACCTCGCCGCGCTCCTGCGCCACCTGGAAACGGGCCCGGTGGTCCTGATCGGCATGTCGATGGGCGGAGGCACGGCCGTCGACACGGCACTGGAGCATCCCGGACTCGTACGCGCCCTCGTCGTCAGCGGTGTCGGCACCAGTGAGCCCGAGCACACGGACCCGTGGACCAAGGACAGCGTCGCCCGCTACTACGGCACGCTGATGTCCGGCGACATCGAGGGCTGGCTCGACGTGGTCGGTGAGGCAGTCGCCGGCCCGCACCGCGCGGTCGACGACGTGGACCCCGAGATCGTGCGGCGCGTACGGGAGATGAGCCGCGCCACCGCCGCCAAGCACACCGTGGGCGAGACGGACTGGCACGTCCCGGTGACCGACACCTGGGCCCGCGCCGCCACCATCACCGCCCCCACCCTCGCCATCAACGGCGCCCTCGACGCCCCCGACCTCATCGCCATGGCCGAACGCCTGACCAGGACCGTCGCGGGCAGGGGCCGTGCAGTCTCGATCGAGGGCACCGCCCACTACGCCAACATGGAACAGCCGGACACGTTCAACAAACACCTGCTGGACTGGCTGAGCACGCTGGACACCGAGACGGAGTGA
- a CDS encoding IclR family transcriptional regulator, with protein MTAETSQTLDRGLRVLKLLADTDHGLTVTELSNKLGVNRTVVYRLLATLEQHSLVRRDLGGRARVGLGVLRLGRQVHPLVREAALPALRSLAEDIGATAHLTLVDGTEALAVAVVEPTWTDYHVAYRAGFRHSLDRGAAGRAILSGRLQPGDWPGYALTHGELEAGASGAAAPLLGVTGVEGSVGVVMLADAVPERVGPRVMDAAREVADALR; from the coding sequence GTGACCGCGGAGACTTCTCAGACGCTTGATCGGGGACTGCGTGTCCTCAAGCTGCTGGCCGACACCGATCACGGGCTGACCGTCACCGAGCTTTCCAACAAGCTCGGGGTCAACCGAACTGTTGTGTACCGTCTGCTCGCGACCCTGGAACAGCACTCCCTCGTACGACGTGACCTGGGCGGACGTGCCCGGGTCGGGCTGGGGGTGCTGCGGCTCGGGCGGCAGGTGCACCCGTTGGTGCGGGAGGCCGCGTTGCCCGCCCTGCGGTCGTTGGCCGAGGACATAGGGGCGACCGCCCATCTCACTCTCGTCGACGGGACCGAGGCGTTGGCCGTCGCGGTCGTCGAGCCGACGTGGACGGACTACCACGTGGCGTACCGGGCGGGCTTCCGCCACTCGCTGGACCGGGGCGCCGCGGGGCGGGCGATCCTGTCGGGTCGGCTGCAGCCGGGGGACTGGCCCGGGTACGCGCTCACGCACGGGGAGCTGGAGGCGGGGGCCAGCGGGGCCGCCGCGCCCCTGCTCGGGGTGACGGGGGTCGAGGGCAGCGTGGGAGTCGTCATGCTGGCCGACGCGGTGCCGGAGCGGGTCGGGCCGCGTGTCATGGACGCGGCCCGAGAGGTGGCCGACGCGCTGCGGTGA
- a CDS encoding DEAD/DEAH box helicase, with product MTTTATSSSNHHLSPAFPGRAPWGTASKLRAWQQGAMERYIQEQPRDFLAVATPGAGKTTFALTLASWLLHHHVVQQVTVVAPTEHLKKQWAEAAARIGIKLDPEYSAGPLSKEYDGVAVTYAGVGVRPMLHRNRSEQRKTLVILDEIHHAGDSKSWGEACLEAFEPATRRLALTGTPFRSDTNPIPFVAYEEGTDGIRRSSADYTYGYGNALADNVVRPVIFLSYSGNMRWRTKAGDEIAARLGEPMTKDAVSQAWRTALDPRGEWMPSVLRAADQRLTEVRKGIPDAGALVIATDQDSARAYAKLIREITGTSATVVLSDDSGASNRIDEFSAGTDRWMVAVRMVSEGVDVPRLAVGVYATTISTPLFFAQAVGRFVRSRRRGETASVFLPTIPDLLTFANEMEVERDHALDKPKKEGEEDPYAEEDKLLAEAEREQDEDTGDQDMLPFEALESDAVFDRVMYNGAEFGMQAHPGSEEEQDYLGIPGLLEPDQVQLLLQKRQARQIAHSRKRPDSEADLVELPAERRPVVTHKELLELRKQLNGMVGAYSHQTGKPHGVIHTEVRRVCGGPPSAEATAGQLRQRIAKVQEWATRMK from the coding sequence GTGACTACCACCGCCACCTCCTCCTCGAACCACCACCTCTCTCCCGCCTTTCCCGGCCGCGCCCCATGGGGTACGGCCAGCAAGCTGCGCGCCTGGCAGCAGGGGGCGATGGAGAGGTATATCCAGGAGCAGCCGCGGGACTTCCTCGCGGTCGCGACCCCCGGCGCCGGGAAGACCACCTTCGCGCTGACGCTCGCGTCCTGGCTGCTGCACCACCACGTCGTGCAGCAGGTGACGGTCGTGGCGCCCACGGAGCATCTGAAGAAGCAGTGGGCCGAGGCCGCGGCGCGGATAGGGATCAAGCTGGACCCGGAGTACAGCGCGGGGCCGCTCAGCAAGGAGTACGACGGGGTCGCCGTCACTTACGCGGGTGTGGGTGTGCGGCCCATGCTGCACCGCAATCGCAGCGAGCAGCGCAAGACCCTCGTCATCCTCGACGAGATTCACCACGCGGGCGACAGCAAGTCCTGGGGCGAAGCGTGCCTGGAGGCCTTCGAGCCCGCCACCCGGCGGCTAGCGCTCACCGGTACACCCTTCCGTTCCGACACCAACCCCATCCCCTTCGTGGCCTACGAGGAGGGGACGGACGGGATCCGGCGGTCGTCCGCCGACTACACCTACGGCTACGGCAACGCGCTCGCCGACAACGTCGTGCGGCCCGTCATCTTCCTCTCCTACAGCGGCAACATGCGCTGGCGGACCAAGGCGGGCGACGAGATCGCCGCGCGCCTCGGCGAGCCCATGACCAAGGACGCGGTCAGCCAGGCCTGGCGTACGGCCCTCGATCCGCGCGGTGAGTGGATGCCGAGTGTGCTGCGCGCCGCCGACCAGCGGCTCACCGAGGTCAGGAAGGGCATCCCGGACGCCGGTGCGCTCGTCATCGCCACCGACCAGGACTCCGCCCGCGCCTACGCCAAGCTGATCCGCGAGATCACGGGGACGAGCGCGACGGTCGTCCTGTCCGACGACTCGGGCGCCTCGAACCGTATCGACGAGTTCAGTGCCGGCACCGACCGGTGGATGGTCGCCGTGCGGATGGTGTCCGAGGGCGTCGACGTGCCCCGGCTGGCCGTGGGGGTCTACGCCACCACCATCTCCACCCCGCTCTTCTTCGCCCAGGCCGTCGGACGTTTCGTACGGTCCCGGCGGCGCGGCGAGACCGCGTCCGTGTTCCTGCCGACCATCCCCGACCTGCTCACCTTCGCCAACGAGATGGAGGTGGAACGGGACCACGCCCTCGACAAACCGAAGAAGGAGGGCGAGGAGGACCCGTACGCCGAGGAGGACAAGCTCCTGGCGGAGGCGGAGAGGGAGCAGGACGAGGACACCGGCGACCAGGACATGCTGCCGTTCGAGGCGCTGGAGTCCGACGCCGTGTTCGACCGGGTCATGTACAACGGCGCCGAGTTCGGTATGCAGGCCCACCCCGGGAGCGAGGAGGAGCAGGACTACCTCGGGATTCCGGGGCTGCTGGAGCCGGACCAGGTGCAGTTGCTGCTCCAGAAGCGGCAGGCCCGGCAGATCGCGCACAGCCGCAAGAGGCCGGACTCCGAGGCCGACCTGGTGGAGCTGCCGGCCGAACGGCGGCCCGTCGTCACCCACAAGGAGCTGCTTGAGCTGCGGAAACAGCTCAACGGCATGGTCGGCGCGTACTCCCATCAGACCGGCAAGCCGCACGGTGTCATCCACACCGAGGTACGGCGTGTGTGCGGTGGACCGCCGAGTGCCGAGGCCACGGCGGGGCAGCTGCGGCAGCGCATCGCCAAGGTGCAGGAGTGGGCCACCCGGATGAAGTGA
- a CDS encoding type II toxin-antitoxin system death-on-curing family toxin — translation MTYVYLSAEDVLAIAELAVDDQNVVVRDVGLLESAVHRPSASMFGQEAYNDAFGKAAALLQSLVINHPLVDGNKRTAWTSCVVFLAMNDVQLRPDIDAAERLVIAVATGDMDEVKVISEALRELAEQPM, via the coding sequence GTGACATACGTCTACTTGTCGGCCGAGGACGTCCTGGCCATCGCCGAGCTTGCCGTCGATGACCAGAACGTCGTCGTACGGGACGTGGGTCTCCTGGAGTCCGCCGTGCACCGCCCCTCGGCCTCGATGTTCGGGCAGGAGGCGTACAACGACGCGTTCGGTAAGGCGGCGGCACTCCTGCAGTCGCTCGTGATCAACCATCCCCTGGTCGACGGGAACAAGCGCACGGCCTGGACATCCTGTGTCGTCTTCCTCGCCATGAACGACGTGCAGCTCCGGCCGGACATCGACGCCGCCGAACGGCTTGTGATCGCCGTGGCCACCGGTGACATGGACGAGGTCAAGGTCATCTCCGAGGCTCTGCGGGAGCTTGCCGAGCAGCCGATGTGA
- a CDS encoding ribbon-helix-helix protein, CopG family yields the protein MAMNLRLRDDQTEALKLRAEEEGTSMHAILLKAVDDYLARTAHEALVRKAAKEQTVKWAELLERLK from the coding sequence ATGGCTATGAACCTGCGCCTTCGTGACGATCAGACGGAAGCTCTGAAGCTGCGTGCCGAGGAGGAGGGAACAAGCATGCACGCCATACTGCTCAAGGCGGTGGATGACTACCTGGCAAGGACGGCTCATGAGGCCCTCGTTCGCAAGGCCGCCAAGGAGCAGACCGTCAAGTGGGCCGAGCTGTTGGAGCGGCTCAAGTGA
- a CDS encoding MFS transporter → MADLEPRRTAVTLTPVPPTVPDGEESVLSRSYRGLSIGIVSVVLLIAFEAMAVGTAMPVAARELDGIAVYGFAFSAYFTTSLFGMVLAGQWADRRGPLGALTAGIGGFAAGLMLSGTAGAMWLFVLGRAVQGLGGGLVIVALYVVVGRAYPERLQPSIMAAFAASWVVPSVVGPLVSGAVTEQLGWRWVFVGIPVLVVLPLGLALPQIRRRASGPVTTEGAAARVADAPSVGRRRIRLAFGISLGAGLLQYAAQDLRWWSLVPAVVGAGLLVPAVLGLLPRGTYRAVRGLPSVVLLRGVAAGSFVAAESFVPLMLVTQRGLSPTLAGFSLAAGGGTWALGSWLQARAGVEPYRERLMTVGMVLVAAAITTLPGALIHSVPVWTVAVAWAFGCFGMGLVISSTSVLLLQLSAPEQAGTNSAALQMSDGLSNALLLAGGGAAFAALGGGTVAHTTSTTASGAGSHPAAFVAVFLPMAGVALVGAWVTTRLRATST, encoded by the coding sequence ATGGCCGACCTCGAACCGCGTCGCACAGCCGTCACGTTGACCCCTGTCCCGCCCACTGTTCCCGACGGTGAGGAAAGCGTGCTGAGCCGCTCCTACCGGGGGCTCAGTATCGGGATCGTCTCGGTCGTGCTGCTGATCGCGTTCGAGGCCATGGCGGTCGGCACGGCCATGCCGGTCGCGGCGCGGGAGCTGGACGGGATCGCGGTGTACGGGTTCGCGTTCTCGGCGTACTTCACGACGAGCCTGTTCGGGATGGTGCTGGCGGGGCAGTGGGCTGACCGGCGGGGGCCGTTGGGGGCGCTGACGGCAGGGATCGGTGGTTTCGCGGCCGGTCTGATGCTGTCGGGGACCGCAGGGGCGATGTGGCTCTTCGTCCTCGGGCGGGCCGTGCAGGGGCTCGGCGGCGGGCTGGTGATCGTCGCACTGTACGTGGTGGTCGGGCGCGCGTACCCGGAGCGGCTGCAGCCGTCGATCATGGCGGCCTTCGCGGCGAGCTGGGTCGTCCCGTCCGTGGTCGGCCCCCTCGTCTCGGGCGCGGTGACGGAACAGCTGGGCTGGCGCTGGGTGTTCGTGGGCATTCCGGTGCTCGTCGTCCTGCCCCTGGGGCTGGCACTGCCCCAGATACGGCGGAGGGCTTCCGGTCCGGTGACGACCGAGGGGGCGGCGGCGCGGGTCGCCGACGCCCCCTCCGTCGGCCGTCGCCGTATCCGGCTCGCCTTCGGTATCTCGCTCGGGGCCGGGCTGTTGCAGTACGCGGCTCAGGATCTGCGGTGGTGGTCGTTGGTACCGGCTGTGGTGGGGGCCGGGCTGCTGGTGCCGGCCGTGCTGGGGCTGTTGCCGCGGGGGACGTACCGGGCGGTGCGGGGGCTGCCGTCGGTGGTGTTGCTGCGTGGGGTGGCCGCGGGGTCGTTCGTGGCGGCCGAGTCGTTCGTGCCGTTGATGCTGGTCACACAGCGGGGGTTGTCGCCGACGCTCGCCGGGTTCTCGCTCGCGGCGGGCGGGGGGACCTGGGCGCTGGGGTCGTGGCTGCAGGCGCGTGCTGGGGTGGAGCCGTACCGGGAGCGGCTGATGACGGTGGGGATGGTGCTGGTCGCGGCGGCGATCACCACGTTGCCGGGTGCGCTGATCCACTCCGTGCCCGTGTGGACCGTGGCCGTCGCGTGGGCCTTCGGGTGCTTCGGGATGGGGCTCGTCATCTCCTCCACCAGCGTCCTTCTGCTCCAGCTCTCCGCCCCCGAACAGGCCGGCACCAACTCCGCCGCCCTCCAGATGTCCGACGGCCTCTCCAACGCGCTCCTCCTCGCCGGGGGAGGCGCCGCCTTCGCCGCGCTGGGCGGCGGCACGGTCGCCCACACGACCAGCACCACGGCCTCCGGCGCCGGTTCGCACCCGGCCGCCTTCGTCGCGGTGTTCCTGCCGATGGCGGGGGTGGCGCTGGTGGGGGCTTGGGTGACTACGCGGTTGCGGGCCACTTCCACCTGA